The Acidaminococcus fermentans DSM 20731 sequence GGGATCCGGTCATCGAACTTGTGGGCCTTGTAGACGAACTTCACATCCCGTTCCTTCCGGATCCAGTTGTTGTCCGAATCCTCCGTATGCCCGTCCTGGATCTGCACATAGAAGTTCTTTTCATCCTGCCGGTCGGTGAACAGAGGCCGCCAGCCGATCTTGGAATAATACTTCAGTTCCGCATCCAGGGTGTTCTTGTCACTGAGGGGCACATCCAGGTTGTAGCGGATCTTCACCCCATGATCCGTATCATAGCCGATATGGGGCAGCAGCTTCTGTTCTCCCCCGTTGTCGTCCATCCGGTTGATCCACCGGTCCCGGGAATAGATGTGTTTGCCCTTCACGAACACCTTCACATTGAAGGCGATGATCTTGTCCTTGGGATAGATCACCACTTTGTCCGCCTTGATTTCCACACAGGGAGGATGCTTCACCGCCGGGCACCGGGTGGTGGTGCCGCCGCTGGTCAGTTCCACCCGGTCCGGGTAGATTTCCCCGATATCCGCCTTGTACAGGTCCTTGCCGTTGTGGCCGGAAATGTTTTTCACCGTCCCGGTCTTGTCCAGAAAATTGTAATGGCCCCACTGGCCGTCGGTGACGCTGGTGCCGGTGCTGGTCTCATCCACGATCCGGCCCCCGGTCAGGAGGTACACATCCCCGGTCTTGGAATTCCCCTGGGCCTGGGCGGTGTAGAGCTTCTGGCTGCCCTGGTACAGGCGCACGTTCCCTTTGGCTTCAAAATCCCCGGTTTCCGTATTGTACTTCACCTGGTCCCCGTAAATGGTTATGGGCAGGGTGGATTCGCTGGGAACGGTCTCCCCTTTTTCCTGGCGTTTCTTCTGTTCTTTGGATGTTTCCCGGCTGGCCCGGGTAATGGCTTCCGTTTTGGCATCCGGCTGGTCCTGGAGCCGGTGCACCCCTTCCTTGGTCCGGGCCAGGGATTCCACTTCGTCCAGGCTCTGGATGGCCGGCTGGAAGGCCGGACCGTCCTTGCTGCTCAGTTTTCCTCCGTCATAGTTCACCGCCGCACTGGCCATGCCCGGCAGCGAGACCGCCAATGTAATGCCTAAGGCCAACGCCTTTTTGTTCATAGGATTCTGTCCTCCAGTGGATAAATTCTTACTCAGATCATTGCAGCAGCCAGGCTGTTCCCTGGCTGGAAAACAGTTACACTCTTCAATATTATAACACAAAAGGCCCCTCTCTTCCGCAACTTTGTGTGAAAGAGAGGGGTCCCGCATATTCCCTTAGAGAGTGGAAGTATCGTAGGCGCTTCCGTCGTCTTCATCCAGCATGGGCTGGCTGTTGTCTTTCCGGGCCAGCTTCTTGGCTTCTTCGTCCCGTTTCCGGGCTTCCGCCAGAGCCGCCTCCGTTTCGTCGTCCGCCTTGTCTTCCCCGCTCTTGGCAGCGGGTTCCTGGGCGGCCGGTTTTTCTTCTGCCGGCTGGGTCATTTCCTCTTCCGATTCATCCAGGGCGACTCCCGTGTCCTTTTTGGGCTGGGGTGCTGCAGCCGGTTCCTTCTGGGCTTCCTGGGCCGGAACGGTTTCCGCAGCCGCTTCTTTGGTCACGGCAGAAGCGGGCTGGGCCACGGCAGGCGTGGTGTCCTGGGCGGAGCCATCCAGCTGCTGACCGGCTACGGCACTGCCGGCCAGGATCACTCCGTCCACACTGGTGTCTTCCGCAACCTGCACATAGGTGCTGGTCCCTGCCGGGATGGTCACGGAGGAGCCTTTCACGAAGGCGCCGCCCACAACGCCCACCGGTCCAAAGAGGATCATGCCCCCGATGGAAGCACCGGCGGCACCGGCAGCGGTCTTGGCCTGCTGTTTGGCCAGGTCGCCCACCATCACAGGGACGGCGCCCCCGTTGACGGCCACCACATGGGAGAAGTCCAGATCGATCCGGGCATCCCGCCCGAAGATCCGGGGCTGCACGATCTTTTTGATCTGGCCGTAGCCCTTGGCCCCTTTGGGCAGTACCAGGGCATCCCCCACATACACATTGTCATCCACCACAAAGTCGATGGTATCTCCCTGCTGGTTGGTCTTGCTGTTGATATCCTCCATGAACTTCACCTTGATCAGGGAATCCTTGGGCAGCACTACCGTGCTGGAAGTCAGGCTGCCGTTGGGGAAAGCCGCCTTGGTGAGACGGGACAAACGGCTGGTAAAAGAATCCTTGGCATATTCCGTGCCGAAGATCTGGGTTTCCAGAGTCCCCAGACGGGTCTTGGCCGCATCGGTGGACATCCGGTCAGAGAACTGCCATTCGATGACGTTCATCATGGTGGCCATGGAAAGCTTCCCGCCCACCGGGGCTCCTTCCAGACGGCTGTACAGCTTGTCCACCCGGCTCATCACAGAACCGGAGCTTTTCTGTCCGTACATATCCGTTTCCATTTTGTCCACCCGGGAAACCAGGGATCCGGTCTGCACGGCGCCGTACAGGAAATTTTCCGCGGTTTCCAGTTTGCCGGCCACCGTATTGGTGGCGGCCATTTCCTCGGCAAAGGCCGGGACAAGGCAGGTCAGGCAAAGCAGGGCTGTCAAAAACAGGCTGATGATTTTTTTCTTCAATCCAGACACCTCCGTCAGGGTAATTTTCAGAAACGATCGGTTTTATTGTAACATAAATCAGACTACGGCGAAAGGCTTCAGTTTCTCCGCCATCTCCCCTCGCATTTTGTCCATCAGTTCGTACCGGCGCCGGTGG is a genomic window containing:
- a CDS encoding OstA-like protein, encoding MNKKALALGITLAVSLPGMASAAVNYDGGKLSSKDGPAFQPAIQSLDEVESLARTKEGVHRLQDQPDAKTEAITRASRETSKEQKKRQEKGETVPSESTLPITIYGDQVKYNTETGDFEAKGNVRLYQGSQKLYTAQAQGNSKTGDVYLLTGGRIVDETSTGTSVTDGQWGHYNFLDKTGTVKNISGHNGKDLYKADIGEIYPDRVELTSGGTTTRCPAVKHPPCVEIKADKVVIYPKDKIIAFNVKVFVKGKHIYSRDRWINRMDDNGGEQKLLPHIGYDTDHGVKIRYNLDVPLSDKNTLDAELKYYSKIGWRPLFTDRQDEKNFYVQIQDGHTEDSDNNWIRKERDVKFVYKAHKFDDRIPVNYSAYISHGLWRDNWKRSWHTEYGVYLNHDSIRLTQEKQPLYLNLGMGHKWVRESINDETKKTMLYSATLRKNFDGGWNTWLGYYYEKEHSSVFSYADPDMSKEVQWGLGKRLGPNDWVNFVMRYDQGKSSVYEYIYRWYHDFCCFRLGLEYRDKKYRNDHEWSVTYDLYRW